In Desulfonatronospira thiodismutans ASO3-1, a single window of DNA contains:
- the fdhD gene encoding formate dehydrogenase accessory sulfurtransferase FdhD, which translates to MVTVECITDLLTPEGDSRIRELVLEEKPVGVVLNDEPVGTAMVMARDLEELAVGYLFGQGLIEPGDKIFDIEVCEQGRINVYAEVTPRPDDEMITTSGCGGTGKIARRLLHEDYPEPADFCISFHEVAELIKRTLAWSSLSQDTHCVHGCGYYSEGAFQVCYEDVGRHNAVDKLMGAILLGRFSPRGAAYTTGRLTSDMVLKCARMGIPVVLSRTAPSSLGLDIARRSGLTLGCYVRPGRVNVFNAPHRIVREGLSDKSDVSDRSDKSDVSDRSNRSDRSDR; encoded by the coding sequence ATGGTTACAGTGGAATGCATTACGGATCTGCTTACTCCTGAAGGAGACAGCCGGATCCGGGAACTGGTCCTGGAAGAAAAGCCGGTGGGCGTGGTCTTGAACGATGAACCTGTGGGCACGGCCATGGTCATGGCCAGGGATCTGGAAGAACTGGCTGTGGGCTACCTCTTCGGGCAGGGACTCATTGAGCCCGGGGACAAAATATTCGACATAGAGGTCTGCGAGCAGGGCCGCATCAATGTGTACGCAGAGGTAACCCCCAGGCCGGATGACGAGATGATCACCACTTCTGGATGCGGGGGCACGGGCAAAATAGCCAGGAGGCTTCTGCACGAGGATTATCCGGAACCTGCAGACTTCTGTATCTCTTTTCATGAGGTGGCAGAGCTTATCAAAAGAACTCTTGCCTGGTCATCTCTGTCCCAGGACACCCATTGCGTGCACGGTTGCGGCTACTACAGTGAGGGTGCTTTTCAGGTATGCTACGAAGATGTGGGCAGGCACAATGCGGTGGACAAGCTCATGGGGGCTATTCTGCTGGGGCGGTTTTCCCCTAGGGGAGCGGCTTATACCACGGGCAGGCTGACCTCGGACATGGTGCTCAAATGCGCCCGCATGGGCATACCTGTGGTGCTGTCCCGGACCGCGCCTTCCTCGCTGGGACTGGATATCGCCCGCAGGTCGGGCCTTACCCTGGGGTGCTACGTACGCCCGGGCCGGGTGAATGTCTTCAATGCTCCGCACAGGATTGTGCGGGAAGGCCTGTCCGACAAGTCTGACGTGTCGGACAGGTCTGACAAGTCTGACGTGTCGGACAGGTCGAACAGGTCAGACAGATCGGACAGGTAG
- a CDS encoding dihydroorotase, with protein MAYTRISNAVLNGTAGTLFLHEGLVQEFVPGGLKDPGSADKDRELDARGCHILPSLIDVHVHLRDPGLEYKEDISSGLSAAASGGFGRVLAMANTDPVNDNAGITGHMLQKAREHHPVGPFLHPVGALTRGLKGRDLAPLAELAQAGCRAFSNDGLPVQDNELFRRAVEYASDLDLKVIDHCEDSFLSSGGVMNEGRMSDYLGLKGIPDVAESLQVSRDILLAAYLNTPIHLAHISCASSVELIYQARQKSIPVSAETCPHYLHWSEELVSGYNTLARVNPPLRTRDDVLALRQAVRENIIDAVASDHAPHADFEKEVPFADAPNGISGLDTSLSLMLDLVRQGVLETQDLVRLMASNPGEIFRLPVCSFAPGDPADFILVDPEKQWVPGPETMLSKGRNTPCLGQTLQGRVMAHFLGGAAVINRL; from the coding sequence ATGGCTTACACCCGCATCAGCAATGCAGTACTAAACGGCACCGCAGGCACCCTGTTTCTGCATGAGGGCCTGGTGCAGGAATTTGTTCCAGGCGGGCTCAAGGACCCGGGCAGCGCCGACAAAGACCGGGAACTTGATGCCCGGGGCTGCCATATACTGCCCTCGCTTATTGATGTCCACGTCCACCTGCGCGATCCCGGCCTGGAATACAAGGAAGACATCTCCTCTGGACTGTCTGCAGCAGCATCAGGAGGCTTCGGACGTGTCCTGGCCATGGCCAATACAGACCCGGTAAACGACAACGCCGGCATTACCGGACATATGCTGCAAAAAGCCCGCGAGCATCATCCCGTCGGCCCCTTTCTACATCCTGTAGGCGCCCTGACCAGAGGGCTCAAGGGCAGGGATCTGGCTCCCCTGGCCGAGCTCGCGCAGGCCGGATGCAGGGCCTTCTCCAACGACGGCCTCCCGGTACAGGACAACGAACTCTTTCGCAGGGCAGTGGAATACGCCTCGGATCTGGATCTCAAGGTCATCGACCACTGCGAGGACAGCTTCCTGAGCTCCGGAGGGGTCATGAACGAGGGCAGAATGTCCGATTACTTAGGCCTGAAAGGCATCCCCGACGTGGCCGAAAGCCTGCAGGTCAGCCGGGACATACTGCTGGCGGCCTACCTGAACACCCCCATACACCTGGCCCACATAAGCTGTGCCTCCTCTGTGGAGCTCATTTATCAGGCCAGGCAGAAATCCATTCCCGTAAGCGCCGAGACCTGTCCCCACTACCTGCACTGGAGCGAGGAACTGGTGAGCGGCTACAATACCCTGGCCAGGGTCAACCCGCCTCTGCGCACCCGGGACGATGTCCTGGCCCTGCGCCAGGCGGTTCGGGAAAATATCATTGACGCAGTCGCCTCGGATCACGCCCCGCATGCGGACTTTGAAAAAGAGGTCCCCTTTGCCGATGCACCCAATGGCATCTCCGGACTGGACACCTCCTTGTCCCTTATGCTGGATCTTGTGCGCCAGGGTGTCCTGGAGACTCAGGACCTGGTCAGGCTCATGGCCTCCAACCCGGGGGAAATCTTCCGCCTGCCAGTATGCAGCTTCGCCCCCGGCGACCCGGCGGACTTCATCCTGGTGGACCCCGAAAAACAGTGGGTCCCCGGTCCGGAGACCATGCTCTCCAAAGGCAGGAATACCCCCTGCCTGGGACAGACCCTGCAGGGCAGGGTCATGGCGCATTTTCTGGGTGGAGCAGCAGTAATCAACCGGCTGTAA
- a CDS encoding aspartate carbamoyltransferase catalytic subunit, with protein sequence MNWIHKDLLDIESLSPDEVRHIFDTSARFMEINSRSIKKVPILKGKSVVLFFAEPSTRTKTSFDMAAKRLSADSFSLAATGSSLSKGEGLKDTVLTLQAMNPDAIVLRHSLSGAAGFIASHLDCSVLNAGDGWHAHPTQALLDGFTLFQHWQDFQDKKILILGDIAHSRVARSDVQLLSMLGCRIRVCAPRTLLPRGIHNWPVEVYSSLDKACRGMDAIISLRLQLERQEAGLLPDLREYSSRFCLQPGHVQKAAPGVKIMHPGPINRGVEISSGLADCADSLILEQVGSGVAVRMALLYLYLARSKPDQEITEE encoded by the coding sequence ATGAACTGGATACACAAGGACCTGCTGGATATTGAATCCCTCTCTCCTGACGAGGTCAGGCATATTTTCGATACCTCCGCCAGGTTCATGGAGATAAATTCCCGCAGCATAAAAAAGGTGCCCATACTCAAGGGCAAAAGCGTGGTCCTCTTTTTTGCCGAGCCTTCCACCCGGACCAAGACATCCTTTGATATGGCCGCCAAGCGCCTGTCCGCGGACAGCTTTTCCCTGGCAGCCACAGGCAGCAGCCTGAGCAAAGGCGAAGGCCTCAAAGATACGGTGCTTACCCTGCAGGCCATGAACCCCGACGCCATAGTCCTCAGGCATTCCCTAAGCGGAGCAGCAGGTTTTATCGCCTCCCACCTGGACTGCAGCGTTCTAAACGCAGGTGACGGCTGGCACGCCCATCCCACCCAGGCCCTCCTGGACGGATTCACCCTTTTTCAGCACTGGCAGGACTTCCAGGACAAAAAGATTCTCATTCTGGGAGATATAGCCCACAGCCGGGTGGCCAGGTCCGATGTGCAGCTCTTGAGCATGCTCGGCTGCCGCATAAGGGTCTGTGCCCCCCGTACCCTGCTTCCCAGGGGAATCCACAACTGGCCGGTGGAGGTGTACTCAAGCCTGGACAAGGCCTGCCGGGGCATGGACGCCATCATCAGCCTGCGCCTGCAGCTGGAGCGCCAGGAGGCCGGGCTTTTGCCGGACCTTCGCGAATACTCATCGCGCTTCTGCCTGCAGCCGGGACATGTGCAAAAGGCAGCTCCAGGTGTAAAAATCATGCATCCCGGCCCCATAAACCGCGGGGTGGAAATTTCCTCGGGCCTGGCCGACTGCGCAGACAGCCTTATCCTGGAGCAGGTCGGCTCCGGCGTGGCCGTACGCATGGCCCTTCTCTACCTGTACCTGGCCAGGAGCAAGCCTGATCAGGAAATAACGGAGGAATAA
- the rimO gene encoding 30S ribosomal protein S12 methylthiotransferase RimO — MIKVYTHSLGCPKNMVDTENILSGLKEHYFAVDRPFESDVVLINTCAFIRPAVEESLETIFSAAQDVKGLSQRPLLVVTGCLVSRYGTGLGREIPEADMFVPIARQAELPGKILYRLGRKVEAEAPGVRHGPFKSFAYVKISEGCNNRCAFCTIPSIRGKLRSRPEHEVIQEAGHLIDQGAGELVLVSQDSTAYGRDLGCRRGLSSLAEKLAGLEGLLRLRIMYLYPSGLNDGLLARLAELGPPFVPYFDVPLQHANPELLKKMGRPFQQDPMEVIRRIRNYFPGAAIRTTLITGYPGEEERHFRELLEFVRQARVQHLGVFPFYPEEGTRAAGFPGQIPDEVKNERQRLIMQEQKRVSREYLKGFPGESLDILVDDPHPEWPGLYTGRAWFQAPEVDGLTYISGPGVGPGKMVRAEITASHDYDLEALA, encoded by the coding sequence ATGATCAAGGTGTATACTCACAGCCTGGGGTGTCCCAAGAATATGGTGGATACGGAAAATATTCTTAGCGGGCTCAAGGAACACTACTTTGCAGTGGACAGACCTTTTGAATCTGACGTGGTTCTGATAAATACCTGCGCCTTTATCCGCCCGGCAGTGGAAGAGTCCCTGGAAACAATTTTTTCGGCGGCCCAGGATGTAAAGGGCTTAAGTCAAAGGCCGCTTCTGGTGGTAACCGGTTGTCTTGTGTCCAGGTATGGAACGGGTCTTGGCCGGGAAATCCCGGAGGCGGACATGTTTGTGCCCATAGCCAGGCAGGCTGAGCTGCCAGGCAAAATACTTTACAGGCTGGGCCGCAAGGTTGAGGCAGAAGCGCCGGGTGTAAGGCATGGACCTTTTAAAAGCTTTGCTTATGTCAAGATCAGCGAAGGATGCAACAACCGCTGTGCATTCTGCACCATTCCTTCCATCAGGGGCAAACTCCGGTCAAGGCCTGAGCATGAGGTAATCCAGGAGGCCGGACACCTCATTGACCAGGGGGCCGGTGAACTGGTGCTGGTATCCCAGGACAGCACGGCCTACGGGCGCGATCTTGGATGCAGGCGGGGACTTTCCAGCCTGGCTGAAAAGCTTGCAGGGCTTGAAGGGCTTTTAAGGCTAAGGATTATGTATCTTTACCCTTCGGGCCTGAACGATGGGCTCCTGGCCAGGCTGGCTGAGCTGGGTCCTCCTTTTGTGCCCTATTTTGACGTACCCCTGCAGCACGCCAATCCGGAACTACTTAAAAAAATGGGACGTCCCTTCCAGCAGGACCCCATGGAGGTGATCCGGCGTATCAGAAATTATTTTCCCGGGGCCGCCATCAGGACAACTTTGATCACCGGCTATCCCGGCGAAGAAGAAAGGCATTTCCGGGAACTGCTGGAATTTGTCCGCCAGGCCCGGGTGCAGCACCTGGGTGTATTTCCCTTTTACCCGGAGGAAGGAACCAGGGCAGCTGGTTTTCCAGGGCAGATCCCGGATGAGGTGAAAAATGAGCGGCAAAGGCTCATCATGCAGGAGCAAAAAAGGGTCAGCCGGGAATATTTGAAGGGTTTTCCAGGAGAAAGTCTGGACATACTTGTGGACGATCCTCATCCGGAATGGCCGGGACTCTATACCGGCCGGGCCTGGTTTCAGGCCCCTGAGGTGGACGGCCTGACCTACATAAGCGGACCCGGCGTTGGGCCGGGTAAAATGGTGCGCGCAGAGATCACGGCAAGCCATGACTATGACCTGGAAGCCCTGGCTTGA
- a CDS encoding 30S ribosomal protein S1 — MQNTNETTEPQENFETEVSFESALEDYLNADFGEVQEGSIVTGEVVKVEKDYVLVDVNFKSEGQIPVSEFQDAEGNLTVQEGDKVDVFVTQKDENEGAISLSREKARRVKLLDDLQDIMDNQTTIQGKIVKRIKGGYNVDLEGLEAFLPGSHVDLRPVPDMDALVGQEMDFRILKINRRRSNVIISRRVLLEEERENMRQELLDTIKEGQVVQGKVKNITEYGVFIDLGGLDGLLHITDMSWKRIRHPKEMVQLGDDLELKVLGFDSEEKKVSLGLKQLVSDPWENIGEKYPEGTRMTGKVTNLADYGAFVELDDGVEGLVHISEMSWTRKLRHPSQLVKSGDEVEVVVLGIDSDRKRISLGMKQVSPNPWDVVAEKYPEGTILEAPVKNITEFGLFIGIEDGIDGLIHVSDMSWTKKVRHPSELFKNGDMVRAKVLTVDKENEKFTLGIKQLTEDPWAEVPRHYPVGTTVTGKITNITDFGLFVEVEEGIEGLVHVSEMSRKKIKNPKEFFSEGQEIQAKVIHVSADERRLGLSIKQHLEEEEKKSAPADQRGKNGSAAPGSNLGDLIRQKLEEGDGDKQD; from the coding sequence ATGCAAAACACAAACGAAACCACTGAGCCGCAGGAAAACTTTGAAACCGAAGTAAGCTTCGAATCAGCGCTGGAGGACTATCTCAACGCTGATTTCGGCGAGGTTCAGGAAGGAAGTATCGTTACCGGTGAAGTGGTTAAAGTGGAAAAGGACTATGTCCTGGTGGATGTCAACTTCAAGTCCGAGGGGCAGATTCCTGTTTCCGAATTTCAGGACGCGGAAGGCAATCTTACCGTGCAAGAGGGCGACAAGGTGGACGTCTTTGTCACCCAGAAGGATGAAAACGAAGGCGCTATTTCCCTGTCCCGGGAAAAGGCCAGGCGGGTGAAGCTTCTGGATGATCTGCAGGACATTATGGACAACCAGACCACCATCCAGGGCAAAATCGTCAAGAGGATCAAGGGCGGCTACAATGTGGACCTGGAAGGTCTGGAGGCCTTTCTGCCGGGTTCTCATGTGGATCTTCGGCCCGTACCGGACATGGACGCCCTGGTGGGCCAGGAAATGGATTTCCGTATCCTCAAGATCAACCGCAGGCGCAGCAATGTCATCATTTCCCGCCGGGTACTCCTGGAAGAAGAACGTGAAAACATGCGCCAGGAGCTTCTGGATACCATCAAGGAAGGCCAGGTGGTCCAGGGCAAGGTCAAGAATATCACCGAGTACGGGGTGTTCATCGACCTGGGCGGGCTGGACGGCCTGCTGCACATAACCGACATGTCCTGGAAAAGGATACGTCATCCCAAGGAGATGGTTCAACTGGGAGACGACCTGGAACTCAAGGTTCTGGGTTTCGACTCCGAGGAAAAAAAGGTCTCTCTGGGCCTTAAGCAGCTGGTGAGCGATCCCTGGGAGAATATAGGTGAAAAATATCCCGAAGGCACCAGGATGACTGGAAAGGTCACCAACCTGGCTGACTACGGGGCCTTTGTGGAACTGGACGACGGTGTGGAAGGCCTGGTGCACATCTCCGAGATGTCCTGGACCAGGAAGCTCAGGCACCCTTCTCAACTGGTCAAATCCGGCGACGAAGTGGAAGTGGTGGTCCTGGGGATAGATTCCGACCGCAAGCGTATCTCCCTGGGGATGAAACAGGTCAGCCCCAACCCCTGGGACGTGGTTGCGGAAAAGTATCCCGAGGGGACCATCCTGGAGGCACCGGTGAAGAATATCACCGAGTTCGGCCTGTTTATCGGCATCGAGGACGGCATAGACGGCCTTATCCATGTCTCGGACATGTCCTGGACCAAAAAGGTGCGTCACCCCTCAGAGCTCTTCAAGAACGGGGACATGGTCCGGGCCAAGGTGCTTACAGTGGACAAGGAAAACGAGAAGTTCACCCTGGGCATCAAGCAGCTTACCGAGGATCCCTGGGCAGAGGTGCCCAGGCATTACCCCGTAGGGACCACCGTTACCGGCAAAATAACCAACATTACTGATTTCGGACTCTTTGTAGAGGTGGAGGAAGGTATCGAGGGCCTGGTGCATGTTTCCGAGATGAGCCGCAAGAAAATCAAGAACCCCAAGGAATTCTTTTCCGAAGGCCAGGAAATTCAGGCCAAGGTCATCCATGTCAGTGCTGACGAGCGCAGGCTGGGCCTGTCCATCAAGCAGCACCTGGAAGAGGAGGAGAAAAAGAGCGCCCCCGCTGATCAGCGCGGTAAAAACGGCAGCGCAGCCCCGGGCAGCAACCTTGGCGATTTAATCCGACAGAAACTGGAAGAAGGGGATGGAGACAAGCAAGACTAA
- the sppA gene encoding signal peptide peptidase SppA, which translates to METSKTKFSQRHPLIFGFMLIITAVVTFMLAMAVFNFLFFDGPKLRTQPKIGVVNVSGLITDSRDIVDWIQELEEKDSVKGVLLRVNSPGGVVAPSQEVFRAVKDLAREKPVVASLGSVAASGGYYAASPAGVIVANPGTLTASIGVKVTLTNIQELLQKLGIEDQGVYSGEFKDAGTVSRPMTEEEREYFQGLVDDMHEQFVQDVALARDMDEQRVYDLADGRAMTGRQALEAGLVDELGGRSEALDILCEKVQLPRDAKQLEGPEERMSILRRILSEFSLGDNIPGPRWIFTYE; encoded by the coding sequence ATGGAGACAAGCAAGACTAAATTCAGCCAGAGACATCCGCTGATTTTTGGTTTCATGCTCATAATAACGGCCGTGGTCACATTCATGCTGGCCATGGCCGTTTTTAATTTTCTTTTTTTTGATGGACCAAAATTACGAACCCAGCCCAAAATCGGGGTGGTCAATGTCAGTGGGCTTATTACCGATTCCAGGGATATTGTGGACTGGATTCAGGAACTGGAAGAAAAAGATTCCGTAAAAGGGGTGCTTTTGAGGGTCAACTCCCCCGGAGGGGTGGTGGCCCCGTCCCAGGAGGTCTTCAGGGCTGTAAAGGACCTGGCCCGGGAGAAGCCAGTGGTGGCCTCTCTGGGGTCTGTTGCGGCCTCGGGGGGATACTACGCCGCCAGTCCGGCCGGGGTGATAGTGGCCAATCCGGGAACGCTGACGGCCAGCATCGGGGTCAAGGTCACCCTGACCAATATCCAGGAGCTTCTGCAGAAACTGGGCATCGAGGACCAGGGGGTCTACAGCGGTGAGTTCAAGGATGCCGGGACAGTATCGCGGCCCATGACCGAGGAGGAGAGAGAATACTTTCAGGGCCTGGTGGATGATATGCACGAGCAGTTTGTACAGGACGTGGCCCTGGCCCGGGACATGGACGAGCAAAGGGTTTATGATCTGGCTGACGGCCGGGCCATGACCGGCAGGCAGGCCCTGGAGGCCGGTCTGGTGGATGAGCTGGGGGGCAGGAGCGAGGCCCTGGATATACTCTGCGAAAAGGTTCAGCTGCCCAGGGACGCAAAGCAGCTGGAAGGACCCGAGGAGAGAATGTCCATCCTGCGCAGGATCTTAAGCGAGTTCTCCCTGGGGGACAATATCCCGGGACCAAGGTGGATTTTTACCTATGAGTGA
- the mqnE gene encoding aminofutalosine synthase MqnE: MSDTDNILSKVHDGGRISPEEALHLARSADVHKLGRAALAVRTRLFGDQAFFVYNQHLNYTNICSNACRFCAYSKRAGEEGAYVMSVDQIRVAVKSRMHEPIDEIHVVGGLNPDLPYDYYLEMLKSIKEIRPEVHIKAFTAVEIAYLAGQYEKTREQVLTEFVQAGLDALPGGGAEVFSPQLRRHLCPEKLSGEEWLKVHELAHSLNIPTNCTLLFGHVESWVDRLDHLQALRDLQDRSSGFLCFIPLPYQPGRNELQAAGPDGVDLVKMWAISRIFLDNIKHIKAYWAFCGIKAAQLGLWYGADDFDGTIVEEKVGHAAGADTPTGLGVDQLKHHIRAAGMKPVRRDSFFQPRS, from the coding sequence ATGAGTGATACGGACAACATTTTAAGCAAGGTGCATGACGGCGGGCGTATCAGCCCGGAAGAGGCCCTGCACCTGGCCCGGTCCGCAGATGTGCATAAGCTTGGACGAGCGGCCCTGGCGGTTCGTACCAGGCTGTTCGGGGATCAGGCCTTTTTCGTATACAACCAGCACTTAAATTATACCAATATCTGCAGCAACGCCTGCCGGTTCTGCGCCTACAGCAAGAGGGCAGGGGAAGAAGGCGCTTACGTCATGAGCGTGGACCAGATCCGGGTCGCCGTAAAGAGCCGGATGCATGAGCCCATTGACGAGATTCATGTGGTGGGGGGCCTGAATCCGGATCTGCCTTATGACTATTACCTGGAAATGCTGAAGTCCATCAAGGAGATCCGCCCGGAAGTACATATCAAGGCCTTTACCGCGGTGGAAATAGCCTACCTGGCCGGGCAGTATGAAAAGACGAGAGAGCAGGTATTGACCGAGTTCGTGCAGGCCGGACTGGATGCCCTGCCCGGAGGCGGAGCCGAGGTCTTTTCCCCGCAGCTGCGCAGACACCTCTGCCCGGAAAAGCTTTCCGGAGAAGAGTGGCTCAAGGTGCATGAACTGGCCCACAGCCTGAATATACCCACCAACTGCACCCTTCTTTTCGGTCACGTGGAGTCCTGGGTGGATCGCCTGGATCATCTGCAGGCCCTGCGCGATCTGCAGGACAGAAGCAGCGGATTTCTGTGCTTTATACCCCTGCCTTATCAGCCGGGCAGAAATGAATTGCAGGCCGCAGGACCCGACGGTGTGGACCTGGTCAAGATGTGGGCTATATCGCGTATTTTCCTGGATAATATCAAGCACATCAAGGCTTACTGGGCCTTTTGCGGTATCAAGGCCGCTCAGCTTGGCCTCTGGTACGGGGCTGATGATTTCGACGGGACCATAGTCGAGGAAAAGGTGGGCCACGCCGCAGGTGCGGATACACCCACAGGCCTTGGGGTTGATCAGCTAAAGCACCATATCCGGGCCGCGGGGATGAAACCGGTGCGCAGGGATTCCTTTTTTCAGCCCAGGTCTTGA
- a CDS encoding NAD(P)/FAD-dependent oxidoreductase: protein MAETGSYQEVIVVGGGPAGLMAAGQAASRGLRVVLLEKKHLPARKLGITGQGRCNLTNTAAMNDFLRSFGHGAKFMRFALGRFFNQDLVSFFDALGLETVEERGGRIFPRTQQASDVVRTLVGWVKESGVKIQSGRAVRQVVAEQGRVQGVVADRQGAKEEFVGTDNIIIATGGASFPATGSTGDGYALARALGHEIVPVYPGLVPLETAGDTAPMMQGLSLRNVQAGIYVQGKKQAQDFGEMLFTHFGVSGPIVLTLSREAVQALNRNQEVKLVIDLKPAVSHTALKSRISSRMHARGKRKISNILKEFLPIKMIPVFLEKSGIDPDKPGSELTSPEHKALRMWCKELCLDITGHRSFNEAIITSGGVKLSEVDPRTMQSRKVSGLYFAGEVLDIDADTGGYNLQAAFSTGWVAGNSVGAKKA, encoded by the coding sequence ATGGCGGAAACCGGCTCTTACCAGGAAGTAATTGTAGTCGGCGGAGGTCCTGCCGGCCTGATGGCCGCAGGTCAGGCGGCGTCCAGGGGGCTGCGGGTGGTCCTTCTGGAAAAAAAGCATCTGCCGGCCAGGAAGCTGGGCATTACCGGCCAGGGGCGCTGCAATCTCACCAATACTGCTGCCATGAATGATTTCCTGCGCTCTTTCGGCCACGGGGCAAAATTTATGCGCTTTGCCCTGGGCCGCTTCTTTAACCAAGATCTTGTTTCATTTTTTGATGCACTGGGACTTGAGACCGTCGAGGAACGAGGAGGAAGGATCTTTCCGCGCACCCAGCAGGCCTCTGACGTGGTGCGCACCCTGGTCGGCTGGGTTAAAGAGTCTGGAGTGAAAATACAGTCCGGCAGGGCGGTAAGGCAGGTGGTTGCAGAGCAGGGCCGGGTCCAAGGTGTAGTTGCCGACAGGCAGGGTGCAAAAGAAGAGTTTGTCGGGACCGACAATATCATTATCGCCACAGGCGGGGCCTCGTTTCCGGCTACCGGGTCCACCGGAGACGGCTACGCTCTGGCCAGAGCTCTGGGGCATGAAATTGTCCCGGTCTACCCAGGCCTGGTCCCCTTAGAGACGGCGGGCGACACCGCCCCTATGATGCAGGGCTTAAGCCTTAGAAACGTGCAGGCCGGGATATATGTCCAGGGCAAAAAGCAGGCGCAAGACTTCGGGGAGATGCTTTTCACCCATTTCGGGGTTTCCGGACCCATTGTCCTGACCCTCAGCAGGGAGGCGGTCCAGGCCCTGAACCGAAACCAGGAAGTCAAACTGGTCATTGATCTAAAACCTGCGGTGAGCCACACCGCCTTGAAATCCAGGATATCCAGCCGAATGCATGCCCGGGGCAAAAGAAAGATTTCCAATATTCTCAAGGAATTTCTGCCCATAAAAATGATCCCCGTCTTTCTGGAGAAATCCGGCATTGACCCGGACAAGCCCGGCAGTGAACTCACCTCCCCGGAACACAAGGCCCTGCGTATGTGGTGCAAGGAGTTATGCCTGGATATCACCGGGCATCGGTCTTTTAACGAGGCCATAATCACTTCCGGAGGGGTGAAGCTCTCTGAGGTTGATCCCAGGACCATGCAGTCCAGAAAAGTAAGCGGCCTTTACTTTGCAGGCGAGGTTTTAGACATTGATGCAGACACAGGCGGCTACAACCTGCAGGCGGCTTTTTCCACGGGCTGGGTGGCCGGCAACTCTGTTGGCGCAAAAAAAGCTTAA
- a CDS encoding hemolysin family protein, protein MWELIIAFSLAVVVSAFCSIAEAALYSVPWSFIERLKKEKKKSGELLYKLRSRIDQPITAILTLNTLANTAGAAIAGAAAASVFGAQNLIYFSIVFTLTILIFSEIIPKTMGVVFNRRVAPILAKPLVALVWVLKPVIVVCRYLVVFIERKKAGPTTSEEDLLAMLSLTRRSGVIKPYEELTIQNILSLDKKMVRDIMTPRMVIFSLPAKMTVSEAREYKTFWPHSRIPVYEGDDPEDVVGIVSRSQILDALARDQDHIRLEDLMRRVDFVVETMSLDRLLIKCLNSRVHLFMVLDEYGGIAGLVTLEDVMEEILGKEIVDETDEVVDMREMARQSRAELKSRSRSGVGEKGSQ, encoded by the coding sequence ATGTGGGAGCTCATCATTGCCTTCTCCCTTGCGGTGGTTGTATCCGCATTTTGTTCCATCGCCGAGGCTGCGCTTTACTCCGTTCCCTGGAGCTTTATAGAAAGGCTTAAGAAGGAAAAGAAAAAAAGCGGGGAGTTGCTGTATAAACTGCGCTCCAGGATCGACCAGCCCATTACCGCCATTTTGACCCTGAACACCCTGGCCAACACAGCAGGCGCGGCCATAGCCGGAGCTGCCGCAGCCAGTGTGTTCGGTGCGCAGAATCTTATCTATTTTTCCATTGTCTTTACCCTGACAATACTTATATTCTCAGAAATCATCCCCAAAACCATGGGCGTAGTGTTCAACAGGCGCGTGGCACCAATTCTGGCCAAGCCTCTGGTGGCCCTGGTGTGGGTGTTAAAGCCGGTAATAGTGGTGTGCAGGTACCTGGTGGTCTTTATTGAAAGAAAAAAGGCTGGGCCAACCACTTCTGAGGAGGACCTGCTGGCCATGCTCAGCCTGACGCGCCGTTCCGGGGTCATAAAGCCTTATGAGGAACTGACCATCCAGAATATTTTATCCCTGGACAAGAAGATGGTCAGGGATATCATGACCCCCAGGATGGTGATTTTTTCCCTTCCGGCGAAAATGACCGTTTCAGAGGCCAGGGAGTACAAGACCTTCTGGCCGCACAGCCGCATACCGGTATATGAAGGGGATGATCCCGAGGATGTGGTGGGGATTGTCAGCCGCAGCCAGATCCTGGATGCACTGGCCAGAGATCAGGACCACATCAGACTGGAAGACCTTATGCGTCGGGTGGACTTCGTGGTGGAGACCATGAGTCTGGACCGTCTGCTCATCAAATGCCTCAATTCCAGAGTGCATCTTTTTATGGTCCTGGATGAATACGGCGGTATTGCCGGACTGGTTACCCTGGAGGATGTCATGGAAGAGATTCTGGGCAAGGAAATTGTTGACGAGACAGATGAGGTGGTTGATATGCGTGAGATGGCCAGGCAGAGCAGGGCGGAGCTTAAAAGCCGGAGCAGATCAGGAGTGGGTGAAAAGGGTTCCCAATGA